One stretch of Vibrio nitrifigilis DNA includes these proteins:
- the rluA gene encoding bifunctional tRNA pseudouridine(32) synthase/23S rRNA pseudouridine(746) synthase RluA, which yields MAMTEYHPPTDPWIDVVYEDKYILAVNKPSGLLSVPGRLEEHYDSMWSRLVAEYPEIQVVHRLDMSTSGLMVFAKDKHSESALKKQFQYRLTHKIYYARVWGHPEQDEGEIDLPLICDWPNRPKQKVCFEDGKPSKTIYQVVKKEAQTSVVRLLPVTGRSHQLRVHMLAIGHPIVGDEFYAHQEAIDFTHRLELHAAELSFYHPHSHWLRSIFVPCDFYPEAREEIFEHFDAERQLPDYKTLPRP from the coding sequence ATGGCTATGACTGAGTATCATCCACCGACCGATCCTTGGATTGATGTGGTATACGAAGATAAGTACATTCTTGCAGTAAACAAGCCATCGGGGTTATTGTCTGTACCTGGTCGATTAGAAGAACACTATGACAGTATGTGGAGTCGATTAGTGGCTGAGTATCCAGAGATTCAAGTGGTACATCGGTTGGACATGTCTACGTCAGGATTAATGGTCTTTGCCAAAGATAAACATTCTGAATCTGCATTGAAGAAGCAGTTTCAGTATCGTCTGACTCATAAAATCTACTATGCGCGCGTTTGGGGACATCCTGAACAAGATGAAGGAGAGATCGACCTCCCTTTGATTTGTGATTGGCCTAATCGACCAAAACAAAAAGTATGTTTTGAAGACGGTAAACCGTCTAAGACGATTTACCAAGTAGTAAAAAAAGAAGCGCAAACCTCTGTCGTACGTCTATTGCCGGTAACAGGACGTTCTCATCAACTGCGTGTCCACATGCTGGCGATCGGCCATCCTATTGTTGGTGATGAGTTTTACGCCCACCAAGAAGCGATCGATTTTACCCATCGGCTGGAATTACATGCTGCAGAGCTGAGTTTTTACCATCCACACAGTCATTGGTTGCGTTCCATATTCGTTCCATGTGATTTCTATCCAGAGGCACGAGAAGAAATCTTCGAGCATTTTGATGCTGAGAGACAATTACCCGATTATAAAACGCTCCCTCGCCCGTAA
- the rapA gene encoding RNA polymerase-associated protein RapA — protein MTFALGQRWISDTESDLGLGTVVAMDARTVTLMFAASEENRVYARNDSPVTRVAFNVGDVVDSQEGWSLEVKEVNEDQGVITYVGVRQDTQEENVALREIFLSHQIRFNKPQDKLFAGQIDRMDNFVLRYHALNNQYQQQKSPMRGLCGMRAGLIPHQLYIAHEVGRRHAPRVLLADEVGLGKTIEAGMIIHQQVLAGRAERILIVVPETLQHQWLVEMMRRFNLHFSIFDEERCVEAFAEADNPFDTQQYVLCSLDFLRKSRRRLEQALDADWDLLVVDEAHHLEWSQDKPSREYQVVEALAEKTPGVLLLTATPEQLGRESHFARLRILDPDRFYDYDAFVEEEEKYAPVANAVTALLSGNTLSIEEKDQISGLLRDKDLAPIFSVLESHASEEEKATARQDLIDNLMDRHGTGRVLFRNTRSGVKGFPQRNLHLLPMDIPTQYSTAMRVAGMLGGKMAPEARAIKMLYPEEIFQEFEGEDSSWWQFDSRVNWLLEKIKEKRSDKILVIASRASTALQLEQALREREGIRATVFHEGMSILERDKAAAYFAQEEGGAQVLICSEIGSEGRNFQFANQLVMFDLPFNPDLLEQRIGRLDRIGQTQDIDIYVPYLKGTAQEILARWFDEGLNAFSETCPTGRMVYDKFSEQLIELLAAVSTDGLDEIIEQSAEMNQGLKAAMEQGRDRLLEMHSNGGEKAQRIAQQIAQTDGDTNLVTFAISLFDTVGINQDDRGDNAIVLHPTEHMMVSSYPGLPTEGATVTFDRETALAREDVQLISWEHPMILGGIDLLMSEGVGTSAVSLLKNKALPVGTILLELMYVVDAQAPKRSGIGRFLPPTPIRVLLDGKGNNLSSQVEFEGFNRQLSPVNRHLASKLVSSVQTQVHDLIECGTPVVEAQIGAIREQAQQEMESQLRGELERMVALKAVNPNIRDEEVSALQEQINELTGFIARAQYQLDSLRLIVVSHN, from the coding sequence ATGACTTTTGCTTTAGGGCAACGCTGGATAAGCGATACGGAAAGCGATTTAGGTTTAGGGACAGTGGTAGCGATGGATGCTCGAACGGTAACATTGATGTTTGCTGCATCAGAAGAAAACCGAGTTTATGCGCGTAACGATTCCCCAGTAACACGTGTTGCCTTTAATGTAGGTGATGTCGTAGACAGTCAAGAAGGCTGGTCTCTTGAAGTAAAAGAAGTCAATGAAGATCAAGGTGTAATCACTTACGTCGGTGTTCGCCAAGATACGCAAGAAGAGAATGTTGCGTTACGTGAAATCTTTTTGAGTCATCAAATTCGTTTTAATAAACCGCAAGATAAGTTGTTCGCCGGTCAGATCGATCGTATGGATAACTTCGTTCTGCGTTATCACGCGCTAAATAATCAGTATCAGCAACAAAAAAGCCCAATGCGTGGTTTGTGCGGCATGCGTGCTGGTTTGATTCCTCATCAGCTTTATATTGCTCATGAAGTAGGACGTCGCCATGCGCCGCGCGTTTTATTAGCCGATGAAGTGGGATTAGGTAAAACGATTGAAGCGGGGATGATCATCCACCAACAAGTATTAGCGGGTCGTGCTGAACGAATTTTGATCGTAGTGCCTGAAACTCTGCAGCATCAGTGGCTCGTAGAAATGATGCGCCGTTTTAATCTTCATTTCTCTATTTTTGATGAAGAGCGTTGTGTTGAAGCGTTCGCTGAAGCGGATAATCCATTTGATACCCAACAATATGTGCTGTGTTCTTTAGATTTTCTTCGTAAAAGTCGCCGTCGTCTTGAGCAAGCATTAGATGCTGATTGGGACCTATTGGTGGTGGATGAGGCTCATCACTTAGAGTGGAGCCAAGATAAGCCAAGTCGAGAATACCAAGTGGTTGAAGCGCTGGCTGAGAAAACGCCCGGAGTACTACTTTTAACCGCAACGCCTGAACAGTTAGGGCGTGAGAGTCACTTTGCACGTTTACGTATTCTAGATCCAGACCGTTTTTATGACTACGACGCCTTTGTTGAAGAGGAAGAAAAATACGCACCAGTGGCTAATGCGGTAACCGCGCTGTTATCTGGTAATACACTATCGATAGAAGAAAAAGATCAAATAAGTGGCCTTTTACGAGATAAAGATCTAGCTCCTATTTTTAGCGTGTTAGAAAGTCATGCCAGCGAAGAAGAAAAAGCAACTGCTCGTCAGGATCTGATTGATAACCTCATGGATCGTCACGGGACTGGACGTGTTTTATTCCGTAATACACGCTCAGGAGTGAAAGGGTTCCCACAGCGTAATCTACATTTGTTACCGATGGATATTCCTACGCAATACTCTACTGCCATGCGTGTGGCGGGTATGTTGGGTGGTAAAATGGCACCGGAAGCTCGGGCTATAAAAATGCTTTATCCAGAGGAGATCTTCCAAGAATTTGAAGGGGAAGATTCTAGCTGGTGGCAGTTCGATTCACGAGTGAACTGGTTACTTGAGAAGATTAAAGAAAAACGCAGTGATAAGATTCTTGTCATCGCCTCTCGAGCAAGCACTGCGCTGCAATTAGAGCAAGCTCTACGTGAACGTGAAGGTATCCGAGCCACTGTCTTCCATGAAGGCATGTCTATTCTAGAGCGTGATAAAGCCGCCGCTTATTTTGCTCAGGAAGAGGGCGGTGCTCAAGTTCTAATTTGTAGTGAAATCGGTTCAGAAGGTCGCAACTTCCAGTTCGCTAACCAATTGGTCATGTTCGATTTACCGTTTAACCCTGATCTTTTAGAGCAACGTATTGGCCGTTTAGACCGTATTGGTCAAACGCAAGACATTGATATTTATGTCCCTTACTTAAAAGGCACTGCGCAAGAAATTTTAGCGCGCTGGTTTGATGAGGGGCTGAATGCCTTTTCTGAAACCTGTCCTACCGGACGTATGGTTTATGATAAGTTCAGCGAGCAATTAATTGAGTTATTGGCTGCGGTAAGTACAGATGGGCTTGATGAAATCATTGAGCAATCCGCTGAAATGAATCAAGGCTTGAAAGCTGCGATGGAGCAAGGTCGTGATCGTCTATTAGAAATGCACTCTAATGGCGGTGAAAAAGCGCAACGTATCGCTCAGCAAATTGCTCAAACCGATGGTGATACTAACCTAGTCACGTTTGCGATTAGCCTGTTTGATACCGTAGGAATTAACCAAGATGATCGTGGCGATAACGCGATTGTGCTGCATCCAACAGAGCACATGATGGTATCGAGTTATCCTGGGTTACCAACCGAGGGAGCAACGGTGACATTTGATCGTGAAACTGCGCTTGCTCGTGAAGATGTGCAGCTAATTAGCTGGGAACACCCAATGATCTTAGGTGGTATTGATCTGCTTATGAGTGAAGGGGTGGGTACATCTGCAGTATCGCTCTTGAAAAACAAAGCATTACCTGTTGGTACTATCTTGCTCGAGTTAATGTATGTGGTTGATGCTCAAGCACCAAAACGCAGTGGTATCGGTCGATTCTTACCACCAACACCAATTCGTGTGCTATTGGATGGCAAAGGTAATAACTTGTCATCTCAAGTGGAGTTTGAAGGTTTCAATCGACAATTGAGCCCAGTGAATCGTCATTTAGCAAGTAAACTAGTGTCTTCTGTTCAAACACAAGTTCACGATTTGATTGAGTGTGGTACGCCAGTAGTTGAAGCTCAAATTGGTGCAATTCGTGAACAAGCTCAACAAGAAATGGAATCACAACTTCGCGGTGAATTGGAGCGCATGGTCGCATTGAAAGCGGTTAATCCTAATATTCGTGATGAAGAAGTGTCTGCATTGCAAGAGCAAATTAATGAGTTAACAGGTTTTATTGCACGTGCTCAATACCAATTAGATTCACTCCGTTTGATTGTGGTTTCGCATAATTAA
- the pyrB gene encoding aspartate carbamoyltransferase has product MANSLYKKHIISISELSRAELELIVNTAGKLKAQPNPELIKNKVVASCFFEPSTRTRLSFETAIQRIGGNVIGFDNGGNTSLAKKGETLSDSVQVISNYVDAFVMRHPQEGAARLASEFSHGVPVINAGDGSNQHPSQTLLDLFTIYETQGRLDDLNVAFVGDLKYGRTVHSLTQALSKFNNIRFYFIAPEALAMPDYICEELDEAGIQYSLHTDMESVIPDLDILYMTRVQKERFDESEYAHIKSAYVLTAAHLENARENMKVLHPLPRVDEITTDVDKTPHAYFFQQAGNGVFAREALLALVLNESL; this is encoded by the coding sequence ATGGCGAACTCGCTGTATAAAAAACACATCATCTCCATTTCTGAGCTGTCGCGTGCAGAGCTGGAATTGATCGTAAATACCGCTGGAAAATTGAAAGCTCAGCCAAATCCTGAATTGATTAAAAATAAGGTAGTGGCAAGCTGCTTCTTTGAACCATCCACTCGTACGCGCTTATCTTTTGAGACTGCGATTCAACGTATCGGCGGAAATGTCATAGGATTTGATAACGGTGGTAATACATCGCTAGCAAAGAAAGGGGAAACACTTTCTGATTCCGTACAAGTGATTTCTAACTATGTTGATGCCTTTGTCATGCGCCATCCTCAAGAAGGTGCGGCACGTCTTGCATCAGAATTTTCACATGGCGTTCCTGTAATTAATGCCGGTGACGGTTCAAACCAACACCCATCTCAAACGCTATTAGACTTATTTACCATCTATGAGACTCAAGGTCGCTTAGATGATTTGAATGTGGCCTTTGTCGGCGATCTAAAATATGGCCGTACAGTGCACTCACTGACTCAAGCCCTATCTAAATTCAACAATATCCGCTTTTATTTCATCGCACCAGAGGCACTCGCGATGCCTGATTACATTTGTGAAGAATTGGATGAAGCCGGTATTCAATACAGCCTACATACCGATATGGAGAGCGTGATTCCTGACTTAGATATTTTGTACATGACTCGCGTGCAAAAAGAACGCTTTGATGAATCAGAATATGCTCATATCAAATCTGCTTATGTACTGACAGCAGCGCACCTAGAAAATGCTCGCGAGAACATGAAAGTACTTCACCCACTACCACGTGTTGATGAAATCACGACAGACGTAGATAAAACACCACATGCTTACTTCTTCCAACAAGCAGGTAATGGTGTATTTGCACGCGAAGCATTACTTGCACTTGTTCTTAATGAGTCACTTTAA
- the argF gene encoding ornithine carbamoyltransferase gives MAFNLRNRNFLKLLDFSAKEIQFLLDLSAQLKQAKYTGTEQKNLLGKNIALIFEKSSTRTRCAFEVAAHDQGAQVSYLGPSGSQIGHKESMKDTARVLGRMYDGIQYRGYGQDIVEELGAHAGVPVWNGLTDEFHPTQILADFLTMQEHSRGKHLHQIKFAYLGDARNNMGNSLMVGAAQMGMDIRLVAPKAYWPEEHLVQECLEIAQKTGAKITLTEDVKDGVLGCDFLYTDVWVSMGEAPEAWDERVAVMKPYQINMDVIKATGNPNVKFMHCLPAFHDDQTTIGKQVAEKYGMNGLEVTDDVFESDYSIVFDEAENRMHTIKAVMVATLGL, from the coding sequence ATGGCTTTCAATTTACGTAATCGCAATTTCCTTAAGTTATTGGATTTCTCTGCAAAAGAAATTCAATTCTTGCTCGATCTCTCTGCCCAATTAAAACAAGCAAAATACACTGGCACAGAGCAAAAAAATCTCTTGGGTAAAAATATTGCCCTTATCTTTGAAAAGTCCTCTACCCGAACACGATGCGCTTTTGAAGTTGCTGCACACGACCAAGGTGCACAAGTCTCTTACCTTGGCCCATCTGGCTCGCAAATTGGCCATAAAGAATCAATGAAAGACACGGCTCGTGTTCTTGGTCGTATGTATGATGGCATTCAATACCGCGGTTATGGACAGGACATTGTCGAAGAGCTTGGCGCTCATGCTGGCGTTCCCGTTTGGAACGGCTTAACTGATGAGTTTCACCCAACGCAAATTTTGGCTGATTTCTTGACGATGCAAGAACACAGCCGAGGTAAACACTTACATCAAATTAAGTTTGCTTACCTTGGCGATGCGCGCAATAACATGGGTAACTCACTGATGGTTGGCGCAGCCCAAATGGGGATGGACATCCGCTTAGTTGCACCAAAAGCGTACTGGCCTGAAGAGCATTTGGTGCAAGAGTGCCTAGAAATCGCACAAAAGACTGGGGCAAAAATCACCTTAACTGAAGATGTAAAAGACGGTGTGCTCGGTTGTGATTTTCTTTATACCGATGTTTGGGTTTCGATGGGAGAAGCTCCAGAAGCATGGGACGAACGTGTTGCTGTCATGAAACCGTATCAGATTAATATGGATGTGATTAAAGCCACAGGTAACCCTAATGTGAAATTTATGCACTGCTTACCTGCATTCCATGATGATCAAACGACAATTGGCAAACAAGTCGCTGAAAAATATGGAATGAATGGGTTAGAAGTAACAGATGATGTTTTCGAATCTGATTATTCTATCGTGTTTGATGAAGCAGAGAACCGTATGCACACGATTAAAGCCGTGATGGTTGCAACACTAGGTCTCTGA
- the pyrI gene encoding aspartate carbamoyltransferase regulatory subunit: MIKQNQLQVEAIKNGTVIDHIPAKVGIKVLKLFDMHNSNQKVTIGLNLPSSALGSKDLLKIENVFITEEQASKLALYAPHATVNRIENYEVVKKLPLELPEHINDVFACPNSNCISHNEPVESSFSVQEKGHDIRLKCKYCEKVFDRDIVADR, translated from the coding sequence ATGATTAAACAAAACCAACTACAAGTAGAAGCCATTAAAAATGGTACCGTTATCGACCATATTCCAGCAAAAGTTGGGATCAAAGTGCTGAAGCTATTTGATATGCATAACTCTAATCAGAAGGTAACGATTGGTTTAAATCTACCGTCTTCTGCATTAGGGAGTAAAGACCTCCTTAAAATTGAAAATGTGTTTATCACGGAAGAGCAAGCGAGCAAACTGGCGCTATACGCACCTCACGCAACCGTAAACCGCATCGAAAATTACGAAGTAGTGAAAAAACTTCCTCTCGAACTACCAGAACATATTAATGATGTATTTGCTTGTCCAAACAGTAACTGTATTTCTCATAATGAACCGGTAGAAAGCAGCTTTTCAGTACAAGAAAAAGGCCACGATATTCGCCTTAAATGTAAATACTGTGAGAAAGTTTTCGACCGCGACATAGTCGCAGATCGTTAA
- a CDS encoding RidA family protein, whose amino-acid sequence MTKVLHTDSAPAAIGPYVQGVDLGNMVMTSGQIPVNPATGEVAADIATQARQSLDNVKAVVEASGLTVSDIVKMTVFVKDLGDFGTVNEVYGKFFDEHDVANYPARSCVEVARLPKDVGIEIEAIAVRK is encoded by the coding sequence ATGACTAAAGTACTACATACGGATTCTGCACCAGCAGCAATTGGCCCATACGTTCAAGGCGTTGATTTAGGTAATATGGTAATGACTTCTGGACAAATTCCAGTTAACCCAGCAACGGGTGAAGTCGCAGCTGATATTGCAACGCAAGCTCGTCAATCTCTTGATAACGTTAAAGCAGTAGTAGAAGCTTCTGGTCTGACTGTTAGTGATATCGTTAAAATGACTGTATTCGTTAAAGATTTGGGTGACTTTGGTACAGTTAACGAAGTCTACGGTAAGTTTTTCGATGAGCACGATGTAGCGAACTACCCTGCTCGCTCTTGTGTTGAGGTTGCTCGCCTACCAAAAGATGTGGGTATCGAAATTGAAGCGATTGCAGTACGTAAATAA
- a CDS encoding PhoH family protein, with the protein MGDTDRKLFVLDTNILLHEPQAIYSFQEHDVVIPMTVLEELDRIKDSKRDVARDARVAIRSLENLFHDATPDEITEGIPLNKQSNTTGSISILADYELVDTFKAFTDKEGDNRILNAVLYLQNKRAPRPVVLVTKDINMRLRAKGAGVLFVEDYRTDQLIDDVQYLTKGFQTRPGAFWDSVNDVNSHTLDGHTFHTLDREPFDPTYINQYVIDEDSDFAARVERIHDDKLTLRDMSRERMMHRKAWDITPKNIYQAMALDALLDPDIDLVILTGAAGSGKTLLAMAAALEQTVEKNRFDKIIVTRNTPDIGESIGFLPGTEEEKMLPWLASVTDTLEALHKHDHCTEGSLKYICDKANIQFKSVNFMRGRSIQDAFVLLDECQNLTASQIKTIITRCGEGTKIVCSGNLAQIDSHYLTPVTSGLTYMVERFKNFEGSANIHLNGVVRSRLAEFAEENL; encoded by the coding sequence ATGGGCGATACCGATCGGAAACTGTTTGTACTGGATACCAATATCCTGCTCCATGAACCTCAAGCTATTTACTCCTTCCAAGAACATGATGTGGTCATACCCATGACCGTCCTCGAAGAACTAGACCGAATCAAAGACAGTAAACGTGACGTTGCAAGGGACGCCCGAGTTGCGATTCGTTCTTTAGAAAATTTATTCCACGATGCCACACCGGATGAAATTACCGAGGGCATTCCCTTAAACAAACAGAGTAACACCACCGGATCGATATCGATTCTTGCCGATTATGAACTGGTTGATACCTTTAAAGCCTTTACCGATAAAGAAGGCGATAATCGTATTTTAAATGCTGTTTTATATTTGCAAAATAAACGCGCCCCTCGCCCCGTTGTTTTGGTCACCAAAGACATAAACATGCGCTTACGGGCCAAAGGTGCAGGAGTCCTGTTTGTTGAGGACTACCGCACTGACCAACTGATTGATGACGTTCAATACCTAACCAAGGGATTTCAGACACGCCCAGGAGCTTTTTGGGATAGCGTGAATGACGTTAATAGCCATACACTCGATGGCCATACCTTCCATACTTTAGACCGTGAACCTTTTGACCCTACATACATCAATCAATATGTGATTGATGAAGACAGTGACTTTGCAGCGAGGGTAGAAAGAATTCACGATGATAAACTCACCTTACGCGACATGAGTCGTGAACGAATGATGCATCGCAAAGCTTGGGACATCACCCCGAAAAACATCTATCAAGCGATGGCGTTAGATGCACTGCTTGACCCTGACATCGATTTAGTCATCTTAACGGGAGCGGCTGGCAGCGGTAAAACTCTGCTTGCTATGGCAGCAGCACTCGAACAGACGGTTGAAAAAAACCGTTTCGATAAAATCATTGTCACACGTAATACCCCAGACATCGGTGAATCTATCGGTTTCTTACCAGGCACAGAGGAAGAGAAAATGCTGCCGTGGTTAGCATCTGTGACCGATACATTAGAGGCGCTCCACAAGCACGATCACTGTACAGAGGGATCACTCAAATACATTTGCGATAAAGCCAATATTCAATTTAAATCCGTCAACTTTATGCGAGGTCGTTCAATTCAAGATGCGTTTGTACTTCTCGATGAATGCCAGAATTTAACTGCTTCACAAATCAAAACCATCATCACGCGTTGTGGTGAAGGCACCAAAATTGTCTGTTCGGGTAACCTTGCCCAAATAGACTCCCACTATCTAACCCCTGTTACGTCAGGGCTAACTTACATGGTTGAACGCTTCAAAAACTTCGAAGGTAGTGCCAACATCCACCTCAATGGAGTTGTACGCAGTCGCCTAGCTGAGTTTGCTGAAGAGAATTTATAA
- a CDS encoding D-2-hydroxyacid dehydrogenase, whose product MSQPTVVFLDRATIPEQIILPQLKMDHIWREYDFTSPELTLERSLGAQVLISNKVVLNADILSQLPDLKLIAVCATGVNNVDLDYCAAQGIAVTNIQGYATQCVPEHVVAMMFALRRNLKGYHQDIEAGEWQRNKQFCFFTHPIGDIAGSTLGIIGGGVLGQAMAQLAKALGMKVIFAEHKDSSTCRSGYMPFQDVLQQADILTLHCPLTEQTRNLIGRDEFTQMKSSAILINTGRGGLVDESALVEALEQGYIAGAGVDVFSQEPADEGNPLIANAQLPNLLLTPHVAWGSDSAITKLVGILIDNIDGYFSGHEQNRVI is encoded by the coding sequence ATGTCACAACCTACCGTGGTTTTTTTAGATAGAGCGACGATTCCAGAGCAGATTATTCTCCCTCAACTAAAAATGGATCATATTTGGCGAGAATATGATTTTACGAGTCCAGAATTAACCTTAGAGCGCAGCCTAGGTGCACAGGTCTTAATTTCCAATAAAGTGGTTCTTAATGCCGATATCTTGTCCCAACTCCCAGATCTCAAATTAATCGCGGTGTGTGCGACGGGAGTAAATAATGTCGATCTCGACTATTGTGCTGCTCAAGGTATCGCTGTAACCAATATTCAAGGTTATGCGACTCAGTGTGTTCCTGAACATGTTGTTGCGATGATGTTTGCTTTGAGGCGTAACCTGAAAGGGTACCATCAAGATATTGAGGCTGGCGAGTGGCAACGTAATAAGCAGTTTTGTTTCTTCACTCACCCCATTGGTGATATTGCAGGCTCAACACTAGGTATTATTGGTGGCGGCGTGCTAGGACAAGCCATGGCTCAGCTTGCTAAAGCATTGGGGATGAAGGTTATCTTTGCTGAACATAAAGATTCGTCAACATGTCGTTCTGGCTACATGCCATTTCAGGATGTTCTTCAGCAAGCTGATATTCTTACCCTACATTGCCCGTTAACGGAGCAGACGCGTAATTTGATTGGTAGAGATGAATTCACGCAGATGAAGTCCAGTGCCATTTTAATCAATACCGGGCGTGGTGGGCTAGTGGATGAGAGTGCTCTTGTTGAGGCACTAGAACAGGGATATATTGCTGGAGCTGGGGTGGATGTCTTTAGTCAAGAACCTGCGGATGAGGGTAATCCGCTCATAGCGAATGCGCAGTTACCTAATCTATTATTGACGCCTCATGTGGCATGGGGCAGTGATTCCGCTATCACCAAGCTTGTTGGTATTTTAATCGATAATATTGATGGTTATTTCTCAGGACATGAACAGAATCGCGTTATCTAA
- a CDS encoding NRAMP family divalent metal transporter encodes MENAVPYSTQKRGAIAKTVQSLGPGIMMAAAAVGGSHLVASTKAGAIYGWQLAILILLVNLFKYPFFRAGVQFTMGTNKSLVEGYANMGRPYLWLFFVLSAVSAVVNTAALLLFTASLLSYFIPFQLSMGTLSIIILITCLVILFAGHYKALDALSKIIMAVLTISTLLALVCAVGSPEPAHVVTDTPSPWTMAAIGFLVVTMGWMPAPIEVTSITSMWLKNQSKETEVTPKSALFDFNVGYISTALLALVFLALGAIVLHGNGVPLAKSGVGFTHQLVGLYASTIGEWSRYLIAVIAFFCIFGSTITVIDGYSRVLNESQRLLTKKETSSQKAFQGWMLLVSVLAVAIVLFFTSALLPMLNFAMILAFMTTPIFALLNYILVTRTELPKALAVGPKLKSLSILGLVYLFGFLAVFIWWKWFL; translated from the coding sequence ATGGAGAATGCTGTTCCATACTCCACGCAAAAGCGCGGGGCTATTGCCAAAACTGTTCAATCTTTAGGGCCTGGTATTATGATGGCAGCCGCGGCTGTTGGGGGCTCACACCTTGTTGCCTCAACCAAAGCTGGTGCTATTTATGGTTGGCAACTTGCCATTCTTATCTTGCTGGTAAACCTATTTAAATATCCATTTTTCCGTGCTGGCGTTCAATTCACGATGGGCACCAACAAAAGTTTGGTTGAAGGGTACGCCAATATGGGTCGTCCATATTTATGGCTATTTTTCGTATTAAGTGCAGTGTCCGCTGTCGTTAACACAGCAGCATTACTGCTATTTACTGCCAGCTTGTTGAGCTACTTCATCCCTTTTCAGCTTTCCATGGGCACACTCAGCATCATTATTTTGATCACCTGCTTAGTCATTCTATTTGCAGGCCATTACAAGGCGCTTGATGCACTCTCAAAAATCATCATGGCGGTATTAACTATCAGTACCTTACTGGCACTAGTCTGTGCGGTAGGTAGTCCAGAACCGGCTCATGTTGTTACGGATACACCATCACCGTGGACAATGGCGGCAATCGGATTCTTAGTCGTGACAATGGGATGGATGCCAGCCCCAATTGAAGTAACGAGTATTACTTCGATGTGGTTAAAAAACCAATCTAAAGAAACCGAGGTGACCCCAAAATCCGCATTGTTTGATTTTAACGTCGGCTACATTAGTACTGCGTTACTGGCCCTAGTCTTTTTAGCCCTCGGAGCCATCGTATTACACGGAAATGGAGTGCCGTTAGCGAAATCGGGGGTTGGTTTTACCCACCAGTTAGTTGGCCTATATGCATCAACCATTGGTGAATGGTCACGCTACTTAATCGCTGTTATCGCATTTTTCTGTATCTTCGGTAGCACCATTACTGTTATTGATGGTTACTCCCGTGTTCTCAACGAATCACAACGATTGCTAACAAAAAAAGAAACGTCTTCTCAGAAAGCATTCCAAGGTTGGATGCTACTCGTGTCAGTACTTGCTGTCGCCATCGTATTGTTCTTCACGTCAGCACTACTACCAATGCTTAATTTCGCAATGATTTTAGCATTCATGACAACGCCAATCTTTGCTCTGTTGAACTACATTTTAGTGACTCGAACAGAGTTACCAAAAGCGCTCGCAGTCGGACCTAAATTAAAATCACTTTCTATACTGGGTCTGGTCTATCTATTTGGTTTTCTTGCCGTGTTTATTTGGTGGAAGTGGTTCCTATAA